The genome window GCAAAATTGTTGACAGAAACATCGCCCGGGGTATTTTCTCTATATTTATGATTACTGTCATTATTATCATATGTTTTCTCGCCGCTGCGGCACTGCTGCTTTTTCTACTCTACCGCCGCTCCTCCCTGGCACGTCTACCCGAAGTCCCGGGAGAGATCGTTGTCTGCGAAGAGAGAGGCGTCGCCGTGGACGAGAAGCGTATCAGATTCTATCGCTACAATAACTGCATGGTGCGCCTGACGGACCGTCGCATCGTCATAGCCCAAAAGCTGCCTTTTTCGAAGAGCGCCTATCTCCTGCGTTTCGTCATTGAATACAATTCGACGGAACCGCGGGTCGATGTCAAAGCCATGATCCTCAAGGGATACGTGCCTGCCCTTGTTTCGGCGGGGCAGGTAACGGCGGCGCCGGACGGCGCGGGAGCCGCGGTGACCATCGACATACGGCATGGCAGGGGCGGTTCCGAACGGGTCCTCAACTTTAAAACCGAGCGCGCCGGTGAATACATGCGTGTTTTTCCCAACCGCCCTTAGTCCGATTAAAAACAGTTGAACGATGACCGGTATTGAATTTGGAGTCTGCCAATGAAAGATATTAAGCCCCTTCTCTGCCGTCAGTGCGGCAGCCACGATATGAGGCTGCAAGAGGGAAAGTATGTCTGTCATTACTGCGGCACAATCCATTATGACTCGGGCGCGCGGAGGATTACCGGTTCCGTGGCCGCCTATATTAAAAAGAATAAAATCATCGCTGTCATATCGGCTATGGCGTTTTTCCTGGTCATAGCCGGGTATGCCATGTTTGTTGTTACGGGGCCCGGATCTCCGGAAGGCCATAACGGGAACAGAAGCGATGTTCCAGTCGAAAAATCGGGCGAGCCTGCCGAGGCCGGACAGGATGCCATTGAACCGGAAAAGAAGGTCAGCGCCGAATTCACGGGGATCAGCCCCCTCCCTGATTCCATCGGCAACATCTATTTTGTGGGCATCTATGCCAATACAGGCGAGACCCCGGTGCTCCCGAAAGCCGAGATCGCCCTGCACAACGCGAAAGGAGAGAAGGTCGCAGTGGGCACTGGCTACGGCATCCGCGGTTATCTCCTGCCGGGGGAGAAAATTCCGATCTCCGTCTTGATTCAGAGGGCGCCGGCATACTCCTCGGTCAAGTCCATCGGCGCAGCGGAGGCGCCGTCCTATTATCAGCAGCGGCCGAAGCTTTCTTTCTCCAGGCTGAAGATGAGCAGTCCGGCTCACCGTTATGATTATTACAGGGCCTCGGGGATGGTTAAAAACGCTTCCGGAAAGAACGCGCAGTATGTTCAGGTGGCGGTCACCGCTTATGATGATAGCGGAAGGATAATCGGCTATACCACCGGTTTCCTGGGCCAAACCGTCCTCGGCAACGGCGAAGATGCTCCCTTTAGCGTTGAGTTTCATATCATGAAAGGAAAGCCCGCCCGCTTCGCGGTTGAATACAGCGCTTCGGTGTATAAGCCCCGTAATAAATGAACAGGCTATGCCATTTGTTTCTTGCTGCTGATACATTAAAGTTCTCTCGCAGAGTCGCAAAGACGCAGAGGTTTTTGATGTGCCT of Spirochaetota bacterium contains these proteins:
- a CDS encoding TFIIB-type zinc finger domain-containing protein gives rise to the protein MKDIKPLLCRQCGSHDMRLQEGKYVCHYCGTIHYDSGARRITGSVAAYIKKNKIIAVISAMAFFLVIAGYAMFVVTGPGSPEGHNGNRSDVPVEKSGEPAEAGQDAIEPEKKVSAEFTGISPLPDSIGNIYFVGIYANTGETPVLPKAEIALHNAKGEKVAVGTGYGIRGYLLPGEKIPISVLIQRAPAYSSVKSIGAAEAPSYYQQRPKLSFSRLKMSSPAHRYDYYRASGMVKNASGKNAQYVQVAVTAYDDSGRIIGYTTGFLGQTVLGNGEDAPFSVEFHIMKGKPARFAVEYSASVYKPRNK